In the Ptychodera flava strain L36383 chromosome 23 unlocalized genomic scaffold, AS_Pfla_20210202 Scaffold_23__1_contigs__length_28996876_pilon, whole genome shotgun sequence genome, GAGGTGCAAACCTCTGCATATCTCATTGTGAGTTGATATAACGATTGCCAAATAAAGATGAACACTGCTGTTATAAGTGGTTGGAttgaaaaaagtattgtaatttCCATCATTTCACACAAAACCTGAAAAGATGCCAATTAACTCAATAAAACACTTTGCTTGGCTCTAAGCTGTGGTTTTCAGCTGTGCAATTGCGATGTGCACGAAATTCCATGATGGATGGAAATGATAAATAAACTAACCTATAGGACTATTTTGTTGACAGCTCTCCTGACTTTTCAACTTTCCCAAAAACTCTGCCCCTTCCAACTCCATCTGGTTTTGCAGAGTTTCTTCACATGATCCAATTTCTGTATAGGTTTGGTCAGTATCTGGATCACAAGTTTTTCTGTCATTGTTTAGTCCATTTATATCTTCTATGCCATCATTCCATTTAGCTACTTGTGTATCCATGTTTGATTGTTGTCGATTGATATTGATACCTTCTTCCACCATGACACTGTCTCCTGATTGGCTATTATTGTCAGCCATATTGACATCATTTTGCGAATCGATAGTTTCCCTTGTGATGTTGGTGAAGGAATTCTGCTTCAAAAGTACACCTTCATTCTTTATAAAAATGTCTCGATTTCTATTGTCCCTGTTATAAGTATCCGTCGACGGTTCAACTATCGTATGTGTACCACTACTTTTAAAAGTAGCTGTGTGACACAGTCCGACATTCACATCACATGGTTTTACTTTCAGTCCGGTTGTGAGAAATTCTCTGACAAAGTCTTGACTTCCAATATACTGAGATGACAGCCCATCTTCAGAGACAATGACAAAGACTTTGCAAGCAAACTTATCCAGTAAATCTTTACACTAAAGAAGAAAACGACGGTAGAAAAGATTGGATGGTTGATTCGAAGAGAATACCGGTAGTTGTGGTATAAATGTACACATCATTGTCCAATGCAAGTTTGAAGCTGTATCAATATAATTCTCTACTCTTTGATTTTAGAAATCTTTATATATTATGTGCATTGTCATTGGGATGACGTCTAGGAAGTTTCAAGAAATTCACATATTGACTGTGACAGTTAAAAAACAGAGATTGGACAGTCGGTAGACATTGATGCTGAAATGTACAGGGCCTCAAACTTACTAGTACCCTACGTACAATGTCACGCATGGCTTAATGATTAATCCTacggaaatatttttaaataatggTCGAAAGTGTTTGTACTGAGACAAGTTCAATGAAGCCTAAGTCGAACTACGTACATGGGTAATGAATCTTACGTTCTATCTGGTGGATTTTTTccgtatatatattttaaaattttctcaaaatcacccAACAATTAATTTAACCCTAAAATTCGACATTATTCGAAATcagaaatcatgatcaaatgattCTGTTTCAACATGGCTTTTTTTTAGTCAGCGCAGTTAGGGGTATGGATGGCAGTCCCTCAGACCACTCCGCCGCtaaaatataatggtacagtGCGCGGGATAGCTCTGTGGCACCCAGCTATGTGTCAGTGGTTGTGGAGCTTTTAGACGGAATTGTCCCTTCACAGTGCTGAAGTTGAAAAATCTGCTCGGAGTAATTTGCATTGGAATGCGCATCTTGATGGTGAAACAAATACATTATACAGATATGCGATAGCGTACTCGACCCCCCGGACTCGACCTTTTCGTCGTGGAGCCTGGAACCATCCTCGTGTCATGTAAAACAAACTTCAATATTTACTAAAACCAAAAGTTTGCAATGTCCTTAAGGAACACTTAATAGCACAAGGGCAGTGATCGAAGTGTGCACTTTATAATAGCTGCACTGTtgtatagccctgcgtaccgtgctgtgtgttccggtGCCATTTACGGTCCCAACCACATGTGGTGGGGCCGTGTAACGCTcagaacacacagcacggtacgcagggctacactgTTGTAGTGAAGTTCTAGGTTTTGTTTGGGTAGGTTTGTCagaccatggagctaccaaatgcTACCAAATGTAGCAAATGTAGCTCCATGGTCAGACAGGTTTGCCGACCAATCCGCATACCCAGGCAAAAATCGAACAGCAGCATGGCAGCCGACTTATAACCCCATTGTTTCACTTTTAACAGGTTCTGatcacagttgcgagtggagtgatacgtaccggccgccgcgtactatgcatataataattattatatgcatagtacaCGGCGgtcggtacgtatcactccactcgcaactgtggttCTGATTACCAAGCGGGGCATAAATTTGTATCACATAGCAAATTTAGCTCACTGTACGAACGGCCGAGGTCAAGTTATATCAGTAGACAGATGACAACAGAGCTGTAAATTTACAGACAGTGCCGCCGAACGCTGGCATTGAATGGACTTACTTCCGTAAACACTCGATTTTTCAGCGtgcttgttaaacttcttggaGGATATACAACGGCTGGTTTTGAAGAAGTCATATCAATTGCTATGTTTCCTTGACTGGCTATGATGTAGGAAGGTTGTGTATAAAAATACGTACGTGAAGAAAGTCACTGAGCGGCCTTTGGGTCAAGTTGCTTGACCTCTAAAGTTCTCATCGGCTTCAGATTCAGGTTCGAAATCTCTTCAGGTTTCGGATTTAACAGGATTAGCCTTACCATTGATACGTCCATGGCATAACTATGCATTTTGGCTGAGTTTTTAAACTTTCTGAGAGTGACATCAACAAAGATAGTCTTACAAGAGAACTTGAATACACATTCATAAGATTTATCtaattatttattaaaatgaataattcaGACATAGGTATAAATaggaaaaattgtaaatttgctaATAATAGACATCAAATAATAGACGTTAGAATAGAGAATTTAAAGATTAAAGAATAACTATGACTTATTCTAATATACAAGTGAAGGGTCTTTAATTAACAAACCATTGTGTTGTATCAAAGAATTAATGAATTCAGCAACAAATGAACATAGAGCTTGGCCACTGATGGCGCTATTAGAGATATTGCCGACCTACTTACAATGGTCAATGCTCTTAATAAAACACAATGTAATACACAATATTCATGatttaatgtaatgaaatataCATCAAGATATAAGAAAGTTTGTGTATGTGAATTTTATAGGGGATTATTTACGACACAACAGGGATaaagaaaataacatttcaGTTGACGAGATCACTGTGGGGGAATCTACAAATTCGTTAATACATGTTTAAACAGTACAACCTAAAAGCACAGTATAATAGTACGCATTAACAATCAATGACAGTGCAGAGCTTAGGAAAATTTAGTTCTGCCCATCTGTGTAAGAATGTTTTAGGTGTGCTGTCAAGTCTTTTATTGTTATTCTCTGATATTATGTTTAAACATTTTATAACTAGAAATTCTGACAATTTCCATATCTTACAAGGCGAATGTATGGAGAATGTCTTTTAACTG is a window encoding:
- the LOC139123476 gene encoding uncharacterized protein — translated: MTSSKPAVVYPPRSLTSTLKNRVFTECKDLLDKFACKVFVIVSEDGLSSQYIGSQDFVREFLTTGLKVKPCDVNVGLCHTATFKSSGTHTIVEPSTDTYNRDNRNRDIFIKNEGVLLKQNSFTNITRETIDSQNDVNMADNNSQSGDSVMVEEGININRQQSNMDTQVAKWNDGIEDINGLNNDRKTCDPDTDQTYTEIGSCEETLQNQMELEGAEFLGKLKSQESCQQNSPIAAFQNGGENESCSPDASTSNLESSYHGNRDTGNDETSDDDNSISDDTNQMNTLATSCNGSSKNGIEKPKRVRKKYERAKSPQ